Genomic segment of Paenibacillus sp. FSL R5-0912:
TTGCCTATCTGCTGGAAGGTGAAGAAGCAGCGCGCTACCGGAAGCTCGGCGCGGCAATAACGGAATCGCTGTTCCGTCATTACACGCCGGAGGACCCGGCGGAAGAAGCGTTGATTACTAAGGGGACCGGCAGCTTCCCGTCCAATGCCGAAGTAGAGGTGCCTATCATCTACGGCGACTTTTTCTTTCTGGAAGCCTTGCTGAAGTTAAAGGGAGAGAGCGAAATCTTTTGGTAGAGGGAAGGCTTTACCGGCAATGAAGGAGGTACAACGTTGATGAGAAGAAGAGTGGATTACGTCGATCCGTTTATAGGCGTGGATGGGGAAAACAATTGCTTGTGCGGGCCTTATCTGCCTGGCAGCATCGTAAGGCTTGGCCCGGATACGCTGCCGCCGCAGCTATCCCACGGCTATGACAGTTCGAGGCCGATTATCCGATTCAGCCATACGCATGTCAGCGGAACAGGGGGCGGAGGCCGTTACGGCAATGTGGGCTTCACCCCTTATACCGGCATGCAGCGGTTCCATATTGATCCTTACCTTAAGGAGAATGAGCAGGCCGAAGCAGGATATTACAGCGTGCGATTAATGCCCGCTGCCATACAGGCTGAATTGACCAGCACAGCGCGCACAGGCATCCATCGTTACCGCTTCAGGGCAGGGGACGCTGCCAACCTGCTGATTGATGCAGGAGCAGTCATTCAGGTAGGCGGAGATGAGCCGGGGAAGACTACCGGCGTCTCCACGGGCGGTTACCTTGAAGTGATATCGGAGTACGAGATTGCAGGCCGTTCTGATCTACGCGGGGGCTGGGGGCATGAGTTCCCTTATTCCGTGTACTTCTATATCCGCTTCGATCAGCCGATGAAGAGCAGCCTGCTGGCAGACGCCGGCGGAGTACGGCGTAGCCCGTCTGTAGATGGCCCGAATTGTAAGGCTTCCCTTAGCTTCGGTGACTGCGGAGTTCTGGTGGCGAAGACGGGTATTTCTTATGTAAGTGTCGGCAAGGCCAGAGCCAGTGTGGACCGGGAGGCGTCTGCCGGATTCAATGAAATCCGGCAAGCGGCCAGTAGCATCTGGGAGGATAAACTAAGCAGAGTCACGGTGGAAGGGGGGAGCGAGGAGCATACACGGCTGTTCTATACCCTGATGACCCGGCTGTTCTGTATGCCGAGTGACTTGGGTGTAGACGATGAGAACTTCGCCTGGGAATCCGGGGTCCGGCACTTCACTGATCTGTATGCACTGTGGGACAGCGTCCGAAATGCCAACTCGTTGATTACACTGCTCGACCCGCAGCTTGAAGCGGATATCCTCAATTGTCTGCTGGATATCGCGGATCATACCGGCTGGCTGCCGGACGCCTGGATTATGGGACATAGCGCGATGATTCAAGGAGGAAGCTCCGCAGATGTGCTGTTCTGTGAAGCGGCGCTTAAGAAGCTTGAGGGAATCGACTATGCCAAAGCCCTGAAGCAAATGCGCAAGAATAATGAGGTTACGTCCCCGGACACCTGGCTCTATGGCCGTCACCTGAAGGATTATCATTCCCTGGGGTACTTGTCGACGGATGTGAAGAAGAACTGTGTATCCCGTCATATGGAGTATACCTATCAGGACTGGTGTATCGGCCGGTTAGCTGAGGTTCTCGGTCAGGATAAGACAGCCGAAGAGTATTATCAAAGCTCGGAGAAGCTATGGAATTTATGGAGGGAGGATCTCAAATGCTTCGCGCCCCGGCTTCCGGACGGGGAATGGGCAAGGTCCTTTGACCCCACATCCTGCCTGCCGGATTCATGGAATGATCCTTACTTCTACGAAGGAACCAGCCTGCAATGGTCGTTCAGCACGCATCATGACTTTCATGGACTGGTCGAACGGCATGGGGGGAGAGAAGCTTTTATCAGGCATTTAGACCGTTTTTTTGACGGCGGATTCTATAACTCCAAAGAAACGATGCTGCATATTCCTTATTTATATATTTATGCGGGAAGACCCGACCGGGCGGCTGACCGGGTCCGGGAATGTCTGGAGACATACTTCAGGGCTGAACGTGACGGATTGGGTGATAACGAAGATATGGGCTGTCAGAGTGCCTTTTTCATCTGTTCAGCTATGGGGTTGTACCCTTTGATGGGTCAGGACATCTATTTCCTCGTTCCACCGTTTTTCAATAAGGTAACCCTGCTGTTGGGAGCGAAGGAGACTCCCGTTCCTTTGACGATCGAGACTCAGGGTGAATGCAGCGGGTCCGGCAACCGGTATATAAGGTCTGCTTCAATCAACGGTATGGAATTGAACCGTGCCTGGGTCCGCCATGAAGAAATCGCCGGAGGAGGCACGCTTCTGCTGGAGCTTGGTTCTGAAGCCGGAGAGTGGGGAAGCATGATTCCACCTTCTCCGCTCACGGAACGGGAGCAAGGCAAACAAACATCATGGTAGGCGCTGGCTCAAGGAGAGAATACGCATGCAGATTCTGAAAAACAAATGGCTGCAATATATCTCGGGAGATACGCTGAGTCATGAATCGCTGCAAAGTGTCAGGCATGATCAGGAGACGATGCTCTATCACCAGGTGTTGATATGGGCTGATGTTCCTTATGCTGAGAACGCTTCGGATGTGTTTATGATCATCGGCAGATTAAGAGGGATGGCAATCGCTTTGAAGTCATCACGGTCTCCTTGTTATCTGGACTCTACATTAAGGCAGCAGGTGATCTATGGATTGGAATGGCTAAATGCACAGAGATACAACGAAAGCTGCCGTCCCTATGGAAACTGGTGGTATTGGGAGATTGGCGTGTCGATTGCGCTGCTGGAAACACTGCTGCTCATGGAGCAGCTGCTGGATACAGAACTTATAGAGCGGCTGCTCCTCACCATAGACAAATATGTGGGCGATCCGGCGTTTCATGCACAGTGGTTCGTGGCTAAGGCTCCGCCGTCCACCGGAGCGAATCTGGTCTGGAAGTCTACGGCAGTTGCTCTTGCTGCCGTTATTCAGGGCGACGGGCAGAAGCTGTCCGCCGCCCTTAGTGCGCTGCTTCCGGTATTCAAGAATGCTAGCGAAGGGGACGGCTTCTATGAGGACGGCTCCTTTATTCAGCATGATAAATACGCGTACACCGGCGGATATGGGGTCTCACTGCTGCAGGATGTGGTCCGCCTGATGGTGTGGCTACATGATACTCCTTGGGAATTTCCGGGTGAAGCCCGCGATTTGACAGCCAAGTGGATTGAAGCTTCATTTGTGCCCCTTATGTTCCGGGGATCTATGCTGGATATGGCCAGCGGCAGGGAAATCTCGCGGGCAGATTCGCAGAATCATGAGAGCGGACATTCGGTGATCACCTCCTGCTTACGCTTCTCGCGCATACTGGATGAAGTAGAGCAGGTACGGCTGCTCTCCAGAGTGAAAGGGTGGATTGTGGCTGACACGTATAAATCCTATACAGCCGGTGCACCGCCAGATACTGCCGCACAAGCCAGAGCTCTGCTGGACAATGAACTCGTGCAGCCTGCCCGGGAAGAAGCCTTCTGCAAGCTGTTTGCGCATATGGACCGGGTGGTGCTGCAGGGTCCGGGTTTTGCTTACTCCATTAGTATGTTCTCCAGCCGGATCTATAGCTATGAATCTATCAATGGGGAAAATCTAAAGGGCTGGTATACTTCGTATGGCATGTGCCAGCTGTATAATAGTGACTTGGGGCAATATGCCGATGCTTACTGGCCGACGGTTGATCCCTGCCGCCTGCCCGGAACTACAGTAACTAATATGCGGAAGGAAGACGGAGCCGGGCAAGGCCGTTTAAGCACCAAGTCTTTTGTCGGCGGGGCCGTACTTCATAACCAGTGCGGCGCCATCGTCATGGAATTGGAGGATGTAGTTAACGAGGCCGATGGACTGACAGCGCTCAAAAGCTGGTTTTTGTTCGGAAACCATATTATCGCCTTAGGAACGGATATTACGAGCCGTAATTCCGCTAAAGTGGAAACGATTATAGACAACCGGAAATTGAGCCCGTTGGGAGAACATGTGATTACAGCAGACGGAACAAGGATCTGCCGGAAGCCTGGATCTGGCGAGATAGAGACCCTTAACCCCAAATGGATTCATATGGCGGGCAGTGAGCGGGGAGCAGATGTGGGCTTCTTCTTTCCTGAGCAATGCTGTGTACATGCCATGCGTGAACAGCGGCAAGGGACCTGGAAGGAAATCAACGATGCCGGTTCACCTGAGAAGATGGAACGGTTCTATCAGATGTTGTGGTTCGATCATGGCGAAGCCCCGGCGGGAGATACCTATGCATATGTGCTTCTGCCTGGCTACAGTGAGCAAGAGACTGCTTGTTTTGCTGAGGAACCAAGGGTGAGAATCCTGGAATTGAATGCTCAGGTGCATGCGGTTGAAGATTCTGAACTGGGAATTACAGCAGCCCATTTCTGGAAGCCCGGCTGGTATACAAGTGGGGGGATTGCTTGCAGCAGTCAAGCCTCCATTGTGCTGCAAAGGAATCCGGCAGGCTGGAGCCTGGCTATAGCCGATCCGACACAAAGGCAGCGCAGTCTGATCGAAATCGGGATTGAATTCAATCACCCTGTTACCCGAGTGATGAACAAGTCAGACCGGATAACGGTAGAACACATTGAACCCGGGAAGGTGAGACTGTGGTTTGACCCGGATGGTGCCGGGGGAGCCTCGTTTCACGTTGAGCTTGGGACCTAGCGAATCTATGAAATGAGGAACAACATTGGCAGAGTTGTCTGCGCAGATGGCTTGGAATAGTTGGATTTTCTCCATTTGCTCATGAATGGAGGAGTCCTAGCCAAGCTACAGTTGGAAGATCAGGGGAGTGTGCCGTCAGCAGAGTGAAGCGGACTCAAAAGCCCTTATTTCGCAGCCAAGCCCCTTTCTGGGGCTTAAGCGGACTGAGAATCCGCTAACTTGTTCATTTGGGCTTGAAACGGGCTGCGGCAGCCCCATTAACGGAATCTGAGTCCGCTTAGCCAGCAAAATTGGAATATTTGTGGAAATAGCGGATTTTCAGTCCGTTTGGTTTGACTAGCTGATGGTCCAAAATGAAAGGTAGCCTTTCAAGATCGCTCGAAATTTCATACCTTTTCTCGAATTCACGTAGTTTCTTTAGCGGCCCTTCCATATCATACTATTAAATGTAAGCGCTTCATCGTAAGGCGGAATTACAGGCGTGGTAAAGGAAGAATTATGGCTGGAAAAAAAAGCGTTTGGATTACGAAAACGAAGCAAACGAAGCAATGGATGAAAAAGGAGGATTATGGATGAGAAGAATGCTAATCAAAAGCTGCATGATTATGTTAATTCTGCTCCTGTCTGTCAGCGGCTTTGGAGGAATAACGGGTACGGATCGTGCCCACGCAGCGGATGAATTCGACGGGATGAGGGAGCACCGCAGGGTTATGCTGACCGGAGGAGCCTCGCTGAATACTGCGGATACCGATATAGCCGCTGCAATTACCAGGCTGACTACGGAAGCGAACGGCTATTGGCAGACAATGAATACCTCGCCCAGCCGTACCTATCTGTGGAGCGATAACCCTGGTATTGGGAATTCGATTCACATCCGGGTGACCTATGAACGTCTGTACACCATGGCGCTCGCTTATGCCACCAACGGTTCGGCATTGTACGAGGATAGTCAGCTTGAGACCGACATCGTTGCTGCACTCGATTATATGTATGCAACCAGATACCATGAGGCGGTAACTACGACCGCCAGCGGAACCAGCAATTGGTGGGATTGGCAGATCGGCATACCGATGCAGCTGAACGATACAGCAGTGCTGATGTATGACTCCCTAAGTCCGGCTCAAATTACGAATTATATGAAAGCCGTAGAACGTTTCTCGCCAAGCGTCACCTTAACAGGAGCCAACCGTTCGTGGAAAGCGATCGTCGTAGGCGTTCGGGGAATCCTCGTCAAAGATGGTGCCAAAATTGCCGCTGCGCGTGACGGGCTTTCCTCAATTTTTAATTACACGGTTAGCGGAGACGGCTTCTATCGTGATGGATCATTCATTCAGCATGGCAATATCCCCTATACCGGAGGGTATGGACTCAGTCTGCTGCTGGCTGTAAGCGATCTGATGGGGATGCTCCACGGTTCAACATGGCAGGTCACCGATCCCAACCAGTCTAATGTCTGGGATTGGGTATACAATACCTATCAGCCGCTGATGTACAAAGGCGCCATGATGGATATGGTTCGCGGCAGGGAAATCTCCAGAAACTACAGTCAGGATCATGACGCGGGACATACAGCAATGCAAGGTATACTGCTGTTGTCGGGGATCGCGCCGCCCGCGCAAGCGGCTGACTTCAAGCAGATGATTATGGGCTGGATAATGTCGGATACCTTCAAGTCCTTCTATTCCAGTGCACCGATCCCATCCATCGTTCTGGCCAAGAGCATAAGCGCGGACCCGTTGATTGAGCCGTCGGAAGAGCTTAAGGTCTATAAGCAGTTCTCGGCGATGGACCGCGCAGTCCAGCACCGGCCGGGCTACAGCATCGGACTGGCGATGTATTCGAAGCGCATCAGCAGCTTTGAAGCGATCAACAGCGAGAACGCCAAAGCCTGGTACACCTCGGCCGGGATGACCAGCTTGTATAACAGCGATCTCGGACAATACAGCGATGATTTCTGGCCAACCGTCGATAATTACCGCCTGCCGGGAACAACCGTGTTGTCCCAGACCCCGTCAAGCAGCCATACTAGTGCAAATACGTGGACCGGCGGCACCGGCATTCAGAACCTATACGGCAGCTCAGGTATGGATTTGCAGTATGCGGATCATACGCTTGGCGCGCGGAAATCCTGGTTCATGTTTGACGACGAAATCGTCTCCCTGGGTGCAGGCATCAACAGCACGGACAATATTGCCGTTGAAACCATCGTGGAGAACCGGAAGCTGAACACGGCGGGCAGC
This window contains:
- a CDS encoding GH92 family glycosyl hydrolase, whose product is MRRRVDYVDPFIGVDGENNCLCGPYLPGSIVRLGPDTLPPQLSHGYDSSRPIIRFSHTHVSGTGGGGRYGNVGFTPYTGMQRFHIDPYLKENEQAEAGYYSVRLMPAAIQAELTSTARTGIHRYRFRAGDAANLLIDAGAVIQVGGDEPGKTTGVSTGGYLEVISEYEIAGRSDLRGGWGHEFPYSVYFYIRFDQPMKSSLLADAGGVRRSPSVDGPNCKASLSFGDCGVLVAKTGISYVSVGKARASVDREASAGFNEIRQAASSIWEDKLSRVTVEGGSEEHTRLFYTLMTRLFCMPSDLGVDDENFAWESGVRHFTDLYALWDSVRNANSLITLLDPQLEADILNCLLDIADHTGWLPDAWIMGHSAMIQGGSSADVLFCEAALKKLEGIDYAKALKQMRKNNEVTSPDTWLYGRHLKDYHSLGYLSTDVKKNCVSRHMEYTYQDWCIGRLAEVLGQDKTAEEYYQSSEKLWNLWREDLKCFAPRLPDGEWARSFDPTSCLPDSWNDPYFYEGTSLQWSFSTHHDFHGLVERHGGREAFIRHLDRFFDGGFYNSKETMLHIPYLYIYAGRPDRAADRVRECLETYFRAERDGLGDNEDMGCQSAFFICSAMGLYPLMGQDIYFLVPPFFNKVTLLLGAKETPVPLTIETQGECSGSGNRYIRSASINGMELNRAWVRHEEIAGGGTLLLELGSEAGEWGSMIPPSPLTEREQGKQTSW
- a CDS encoding polysaccharide lyase 8 family protein, producing MQILKNKWLQYISGDTLSHESLQSVRHDQETMLYHQVLIWADVPYAENASDVFMIIGRLRGMAIALKSSRSPCYLDSTLRQQVIYGLEWLNAQRYNESCRPYGNWWYWEIGVSIALLETLLLMEQLLDTELIERLLLTIDKYVGDPAFHAQWFVAKAPPSTGANLVWKSTAVALAAVIQGDGQKLSAALSALLPVFKNASEGDGFYEDGSFIQHDKYAYTGGYGVSLLQDVVRLMVWLHDTPWEFPGEARDLTAKWIEASFVPLMFRGSMLDMASGREISRADSQNHESGHSVITSCLRFSRILDEVEQVRLLSRVKGWIVADTYKSYTAGAPPDTAAQARALLDNELVQPAREEAFCKLFAHMDRVVLQGPGFAYSISMFSSRIYSYESINGENLKGWYTSYGMCQLYNSDLGQYADAYWPTVDPCRLPGTTVTNMRKEDGAGQGRLSTKSFVGGAVLHNQCGAIVMELEDVVNEADGLTALKSWFLFGNHIIALGTDITSRNSAKVETIIDNRKLSPLGEHVITADGTRICRKPGSGEIETLNPKWIHMAGSERGADVGFFFPEQCCVHAMREQRQGTWKEINDAGSPEKMERFYQMLWFDHGEAPAGDTYAYVLLPGYSEQETACFAEEPRVRILELNAQVHAVEDSELGITAAHFWKPGWYTSGGIACSSQASIVLQRNPAGWSLAIADPTQRQRSLIEIGIEFNHPVTRVMNKSDRITVEHIEPGKVRLWFDPDGAGGASFHVELGT
- a CDS encoding polysaccharide lyase family 8 super-sandwich domain-containing protein gives rise to the protein MRRMLIKSCMIMLILLLSVSGFGGITGTDRAHAADEFDGMREHRRVMLTGGASLNTADTDIAAAITRLTTEANGYWQTMNTSPSRTYLWSDNPGIGNSIHIRVTYERLYTMALAYATNGSALYEDSQLETDIVAALDYMYATRYHEAVTTTASGTSNWWDWQIGIPMQLNDTAVLMYDSLSPAQITNYMKAVERFSPSVTLTGANRSWKAIVVGVRGILVKDGAKIAAARDGLSSIFNYTVSGDGFYRDGSFIQHGNIPYTGGYGLSLLLAVSDLMGMLHGSTWQVTDPNQSNVWDWVYNTYQPLMYKGAMMDMVRGREISRNYSQDHDAGHTAMQGILLLSGIAPPAQAADFKQMIMGWIMSDTFKSFYSSAPIPSIVLAKSISADPLIEPSEELKVYKQFSAMDRAVQHRPGYSIGLAMYSKRISSFEAINSENAKAWYTSAGMTSLYNSDLGQYSDDFWPTVDNYRLPGTTVLSQTPSSSHTSANTWTGGTGIQNLYGSSGMDLQYADHTLGARKSWFMFDDEIVSLGAGINSTDNIAVETIVENRKLNTAGSNTLTVNGEVQPSAVGWSDTLDQVDWAHLSGSTAGADTGYYFPQNVSLSAKREARTGNWKQINPRPVTPSTTITRNYMTLWLDHGVNPGGGEYQYVLLPGKTAAQVAAYAAAPDIEVLTNTSSVQAVKETKLGIIGANFWEDGASSVDLISVNKKASVMTREAEEGALELSVSDPTQLNTGVIEVELDRSASGYTADPGITVTQLSPTIKLTVNVNAAKGKTFKAFFEPGSGMPPTLPGEEVIVDNSDTTGVLKTGSWKTSAVQTDRYGINYVHDDNSGKGSKSIAYTPELPVTATYSVYMMWPEHFNRSTAIPIEVIHAGGTATLTIDQTSNGGVWNLIGTYTFNAGTSGSVTIRNNGTSGYVAADAVRFVRNP